One Pectinophora gossypiella chromosome 10, ilPecGoss1.1, whole genome shotgun sequence genomic window, AATAATACTATTTTTTGTTACCTATACAAaacattcaaaataataaaattacataagtacGAATATAGAGTTAAAatctaaacaaacaataaagtTTTTTGTATAAATCGTATATAAAAAGAGACGCGTTGCGGCAAgcggcgcggcgctggcgcatccttttcaattctatataaatagtttatataTAGGCCAACAAGTGTATTATGATTAGATCTTTGGCTTAAGGAAGACCCGTGTGTTACAGTGGTTAGCAAATAACAATCAACAGTTAAGTCTATTACTTACTGAAAACGGGTTATTCCGTGAGATATTATCTATTGCCTAGTTGAtccaattttaatttcttaactaagtaagtaaatattggGTTCGGGAAATTCACTAAAGAAATAGTAGCAGTTTCCGCTAAAAATACGCCTAATTAAGTATTAGATAAACTAACACAATAACTTCTTACTCATTAGTATTTTGTTTCACCCACACTTCGCTGTAGCTATTGACTTATTAAGATGATAAAAAATGGATTATTTTTtccaaaaacataattaataaaacacatgtGAAAAGTGATGAatgaaatagaaaagaaaaaaatattaaaaaataaaataatgatttatgatAAATAGGAAATTAAACAGTTAATtaacaaatgaaaataaaaatatactgtcTGTCGTCATCTGTTTTTCCAATCCGTTATAATCtggtcttcaaggctagagtgaataggcatttgcagGGTAAGCGTGACCCACCCTAAACACTTATCATCAGGTGAAATTCTAGTTAAACGCGagtctttttttttatgtgccAATGGCAACAGTCATATGATTAGTTAAGTGCAAATAAATCATTaacaaagtaaacaaaaacTAGTGCTTATCgaataatacttacaattaataaataagtaaatacagtCTTGTCGGAATATTTCAAAACTATTACATAGTGTAAAGTTTTTTTGAAAAAGGTgtgttgatatatttttaattagtgATCGACAATTTATttacgagaacacataaaatacaaaaaagtggtaaaataatttacattacaGTCTAGTGATGTGTTCGACTTGAAAGCAGGcgcataaatataaaaaaaaaattagaacacTGCAGAAATTCAAGCCAACAtgaataaaatgtaagtattctcttcttcttttacaacagcctccgtggtctagtggttagagcgttaggctctcgatctggaggtccgggttcggttcccgatgggattgtcgaaatcactttgtgagactgtcctttgttagataaggacttttcaggcttgaatcacctgattgtccgaaaaagtaagatgatgccgtgcttcggagggcacgttaagccgttggtcccggctattacctataacccgcagtggagcagcgtggtggagtatgctccataccccctccggttgattgaggggaggcctgtgcccagcagtgggacgtatataggcagtttatgattctcttcttctatcgtgtgggttgtaaggtggattaccaacctcatcaaccttgatgtcagggttattactgagccgccaaagacccctgacatgagtcacgtaacaactacatacttacatcagtaagtagtaaccgactactaacggcttaacgtgccttctgaagcacggatcatcttatttttttgcgAATACTTTCTCTCTTTCAATGCACTTGAATGCACATAAGACGGTGCGGCAGTCAGTCAGTTTGTCCTTTTATTTTAAGACATAAAATTTTTCGAATCGTTTTTAGGAAACTTACCGATATGAATGTACTTATGGAATGAACGGTTAGAAGATAAAAACTCACACGAAAGACTGATCCCAGTCAAGCCACATGGTACCCACACCCAGTGACCCAAAGCACTGCTacatagaataataaaatattaaagtagTGATTTCtttagaaaacattttttaacaaGTGAAATTAAAATGTTCAGAAGAACGAAACGTATTGGATACATGGAATTGAATTTCGTAAGATGGTCAGTAAGTGTACCTTTGTTACTCTAGCCATGGAGGCTgcaaatcagctcgcgacaacaaacacttcagaaccccgacaccgaccccgccggcgtggtcgatgatttccctcatttagcgtttatcgctatcgatccactagggccgattaattctttcaaatatttttcctttcatacgatgccctgagccgaggttcgcccccaactggccacccttagccaggcctgttgtcttgaattttgtaccgggtgagagccctcagcgctccccatttgtcccgccaagtagttaatgtcatttgcgacaaaactacaataagtaacgtaaaGAAAAAACCTTTGTCGTTCAGTTGTAAAGTCCAGTAACTTTTCTTAACGTTTGTacgagtaccaacctcatcacgcctggtgtcagggttactattgagccgccaaatggctcatgtaacgactacttacatcagtaagtagtaaccgggcccaggcttaacctgccttccgaagcacggatcatcttactttcggacaatctggtgatcagccagcaatgtcctaaccaaactagggaccacaaagtaatttttgtgatatgtccccaccggaaatcgaacccaggacctccggatcgtgagcccaacgctcaaccacttgaccacggaggtcgttagctTTACTTTATAGTAATTATACCAGTAATGTCTTCTTACTAGTATAATTATCAAGCGTATCGGATTGTTTGTTAAACTGATCAATAGTTTCTTATAAAAAGTGACTAATTATGTCCAAGCttttagtaaaacaatggatatTTCTTCGTGTTTATCATCTATCAATAAAGTCATTATGAACAAACTATCTAATTAGTTAATGATACGATAAAAATGTCTTCGgatattttgtattaataaatagataaaaaatagtGGTGTGACAATTTTGATCCGTATTGAGATTGTGCCAGTTCGGTGAAGACCGTGAAAGGTAGATAGGGAAGTGTGACCTTTGGCGAATAAGTACATTGGTGAATAAGAACATTGGTGAATAAGAACATTGGTGAATAATATAAGTgcctaataaaaaaatcttattgtttatttgtttcatcAGTGAAGTGAAGATGGGTTCGAAAGCAGTGGTCGTCGTAAGAGATACTTCTCAAGAAGTTATGGTGAAGAAACACTTGGAAGTCGAATTGGAAGAAGCTTTGGACTTGGCTggttagtacatacataaactcacgcctctaATAGGGtggtcagagccacaagtattattgagtatggcagacaaatataaaatatcctgcgtggatcatatatccagcttaagctctcctaaccaagtctctgccgcattcgtcacacaatgcagccacCTGGGAACCAGTGTAGAGGACACTCGTTCACTAaatgagatagggtttgatccgggtaaccacattcacagtatggagagccacaagtaatcaaagataactcGCAGTCAAGCCAAATTTAGACACAAACTTAATCTTCTTTCAATTTGAGAGTTGCAAAAGTAATGCTATCCTTCTCTAACGATAAGTGAAAGAAAGAGACTGGGGTAATTTTATAACtatcaaactaaattaaaatgaagTTGGTGTGTGCTCTGACATTTCAATGAAATGTTGCGTCGATTCCGCAAGTTGCTAAACTAAGCGCCTACATAAATATCACGAGCAAATTCCTAAATATAAATGATTGCTATAAACTTTCCTGCAGGCATGGGCAAGTACCAAGTGTTCCACTGTGCGCTGATGCTGGCTACATTGGCTTCTGCGATCATAGAGATCATAGGCAACGCGTTCATACTGCCTGCAGCTGCTTGTGACCTTGAGTTACCTGAGAGTCTGAGAGGGATCATCACTTCTGTGCCTAATATTGGTGAGTTCCTGTttcacatttaatttatttatactgCAACAGTAGCCATGATTCCTGCAAGCaccttcttattttattttaagttatatccgtctttttgttatccgccgaaaaggaaagagactcattcattttaaaattaacagtaacagataaatgaataacacgggcgaataaaatagacatcttgCTGACatacaatccgtttgacgtgtgctgtcaactcaattctgtcgggttattggccaatataaaattttggaagggtttttgtTTTCTACCTAAAATTGTCATGTGTATCTTCCAaatgagctaccacggcttctaaCACGCGATGCTAACACTAAAATTAATACGGaactttttgaattttaatttgcagGGGTGATATTGACAGCTCCCCTATGGGGTCGAGCAGCGGACACGCTTGGCAGAAAGCCGGCGCTGCTGACGTCATCAGCGGCCGCAGGGGTCATTGGCCTCACCGCCAGCCTGATGCCAGGACTCCGGTCTTATGCGCTTTGCAAACTTGCTGGGTCACTTTTGTAAgtactaatattaaaatacatacagggtgttagacatcgttattaaccctgacaccagggttgatgggttggtaatccacctcacaacccacacgatagaagaagtgacatcgtaacgaatactgagggggatgattcagaccatgactctggcTTAATTTCAAGGAATTTTCCATAACTACCTACGTTcctaattgggttagtcagaggagAGAAGTAGGTCTActaatcgtgtgggttatgaggtggattaccaacctcatcaaccctggtcagggttattattgagccgccaaagacccctgacatgattcatgtaacgactacatactgacattagtaagtagtaaccgggaccaatagcttaacgtgccttccgaaaaacggatcatctttcttttggacaatcaggtgaacagcctgtaatgtcctattacgaaactagggatcacaaagtgattttcgtgatgtgccccaccgggatttgaacccgggacttccggatcgtgaaacCAACGtccaaaccactggaccacagaggcgacaagagctacgggttcaactttcaagtcccgtccgagtcagttttatattccatttttttttgcaacgtttttttattcaattcacCTAGCCTGGCCTGCCCCTCATCCGTGGGTTTCGCGTATGCCGGCGAGCTGGTGCCGAGAAGACGCCGAGACATCGCCCTGCTGACCGTCAACGGGTTCCTCACCATATCTGCTGTCTTCAGCCCTGGTATTGTTTTTgcatggtgtgggttgtgaagtggattaccaacctcatcaaccctggtgtcagggttactattgagccgccaaaggcccctgacatgactcatgtaacgactacgtacttacatcagtatgtagtaaccgggaccaacggcttaacgtgccttccgaagcacggatcatcttacttttggacaatcaggtgatcagccagtaatgtcccaaccaaactggggaacacaaagtgatttttctgatatgtccccaccgggattcgaacccggggctgcCAGATCGCGACACATCTCTGGTTCAACTGCtcatcttcccgggcatgtcacAAAAACTAACAGGATAATTAATCCTTTCCAACAAAATTGATCTTTAATTATGATGAAATTCATTTCAAAGGAATCAAATCCATAAAGATGCTTTAGATGAATATAATCAATCTTATAGCCATTATTTCATCATTTAATGTAGTATTGTtgtcaatagcaaccctgataccagggttgatgagtgtggtcattgacctcacaacccacacgccaCAAGAAGAAATATTGTATATGTATTGAAAGCGCCTCAAATTGTCTTCAGATTAGGTACTTGTGActctgtctttttttttgacgtgacttattgtagatttgccgcagatggcattaactacttggccggagaaatggggagcgctgaaggctctcatccggtacaacgtttaagacaaaaggcctgagcccagttgggcgcgaacctcggctcagggcgtcgtctgagaggaaaaatatttgaaagaattaatcgattctagtgtatcgatagcgataatcgctgattgagggaaatcgtcgaccacgccggcggggtcggtatcggggtcctgaaagtGTGACTCTGTCTACtctattagaaaataaaaaaccggtttaccaaacaaaaaaaagtaaatatatgtgtaatatgtgtgtgtgtatgtgtttgtaaatgtatgtatgtgtgtaatatgtcacgagtactaaatatgtacctattatacactttgaatagcctccgtggtctagtggttagagcattagactcacgatctggaggtccgggttcgattcccgatgggaacattgtcgaaatcactttatgagactgtcctttgtttggtaagaagttttcaggcttgaatcacctgattgtccgaaaaagtaagatgattccgtgcttcggagggcacgttaagccgttggtcccggctattctacgaataaatatatttattcgtagcggctattagccgtaaaaacacctccaccaacccgcagtggagcagcgtggtggagtatgctccataccctctccggttgattgaggggaggcctgtgcccagcagtgggacgtatataggctgtttatgttacgtgtatagactttgaaaccatgacacattaactttttgacaaaagaaaccgtaagtctcattaaatgtcaaataagatagtgcgacagggttctaaagttgttacatggtattgctcatgctcatgactgtacttacgacacacaaatacagggtgttagtgacatcgtaacgaacactgagggggatgattcaaaccatgattctgagttaatatcaagtcgcattttccgtcgcaaaattcatgattctttttagtttttttttttaattattttcagttctatacttttgaaagaaaattccacttgatattaactcagaatagtgaGTGAgtcatcctcttcagtatttgttacgatgtcgttTACAGATGAGTGTTGTGATAgtcacaccgtaacgaataccgagggggatgattcaaaccatgattctgaattggtATCAAATGGATtattctgtcggaaaattcataaaaaaatgtgtttttttttttaaattaagttttcagttctatacttttgcgtcggaaaattccatttgatatcaactcagaatcacggtcggaattgtccctcaaagttttcgttacgatgtcactaacaccctgtctacCTATTACAATACCgttccatttatttattatttattaagtaagccttaagtaacactagtataaatgcattgtcctgcaaaattgcataaacaatttgactgcaggatcagagtctcactaagacatggttaaattacaaaaagtaagaaataggtacttgctaaattaaatctacttcataaatatttttttaacttatttttaaacatttttggctCATTTTTAATGTCCATGGTCTGTCTAGTGTTCGCATGGGCAGTGCTGTCTTCCGACTGGCGCTACAACCTCTCCTCGCTGACCCTGCGACCCTGGCGCCTCCTCACAGCTGTGTACGCGATGCCACTGATTCTGTCCGCTTTGTGGATGACCAGGGCCAAGGAGAGTCCCAAGTTTCTCATGTCTAAGGGCAGGAGCGACAAGGCTCTGGACGTCTTGAGACATATCTTTAAGACGAACAGTGGCTTGCCTTCTGAAGATTATTGTGTGAGTTTGTGTCCATTTTTACTATGATATTTAGGTTTTTAATGtgcactgtggtcctgtggtccTGGCAAACAGGGGGGCACCGGTTTCTATATGGTAGAGTactccataataataataaaaaactttattgcatacaaatttacaagacatttggGTTGGGGTGATCTTACGTgcaaattttgaattttcactAACGGTAACAGACAGCGATACGATTCAccgcctatcacattggtcttaTATAGTTCGGTGAAACAtgactacttagttcatcttgcgatactGTACCCTAATAgtctttccggccaagtagttaatgtcatctgtggcaaatctacaataagtcacgtcaaaaaacatgTACCCCACCTAAAAGTGACTATAGTCGTCAGCTCAAGACAGGGCGGTTAAAACGGCCATATCGAAGGAATTAAACATTCCCCttcggccgccatcgcaaccacgTTTCGCAACCAGTTCAATTCGCAAAAGGAATAATTTTACTCCTTTGTTGGCAACTATTTATGAATGAAGAATGTTTTGTCTTAATACGCAACCAGTTGCCAACTAAGAATATTTTTGTcgtggttgcgatggcggccgaaGGGGAACATCCTATTCGCGCAATACGAAATTGCTGCTTACTGATAATATAAtcatgtattcttcttctttgcgagtcgatggcgatcgaaactaaatttttgctgaccaataaatggccacgcttacggcattgtcagtgtaTTCACTCCCAATCTTTGGAGaccataaaaaataacttcttcAGAATTCTTTACTGTTTGACTGGATAGTCTATTTGTAAAATTGACAGTAACTTAATAATAGTTTTAGATAATCCTTTTTTCAACACtgtttttcattaaaatccctgtgacttatgtaagtatgaaaaaaaattgtaagtatttcaataattttattgctGCAGGTGACGTCACTAAGGCTATCAGCTGAGGAGTCAAGTCCAGACATGATGGAGGAGGATTCGCAGGTGGAACTGGCTCCCAAAGCTAGGCGTGAGTCGGCACTGGCTCTGCTCAAGCCACCGCATTTAAAATGGCTGGCCATCACCGGGTTCCTCATGTTTGggcttttttctttgtaagttcTTACCAAAATCTTCCTGTTTAAAAACATGAACAggcaattgttttaagtttacgcggttattatcataattaaaacacataataaagggttcttactgcgtttaaatcagggatatgagactcccgatatttcgacactgttgcaaatggAGTAGATGGAGGTGGTGGAGGTCTACCTACtctactccaatctcatcagtcatcccgtgatcattgcacttgcaacagtgtcaaaataaacgcggtaagaacccgttattatgtgttttaattatgaacagGCAATCTGTTGCGCTAGGTTTTCCATCACCTAGATTTATACAAAACTCCCGTTTCtgacagggtctgcttacctaacctgaagatttgactggtaCGGTGGAGAGGCGAGTAAAGTTACATGCGGCtttcgtacggctgatgatgatgacatatatatttattacttaattgaTGGTTTGTCATTTTCAGATTGAACGGGCTTTTCATGTTCGCGACGGACACGATCAACAAAGCCATGAGAGGGTCCTCAGATGAAGTGGGCACCGTGTGCATTCTGATGAACCAGGCTGATAAtcaggtaaaaaatatttatagagggtgttagtgacactgtaacgaaaactttagagaatgattcagactatgattctgagttaatatcaagaggatttttttgagtattcgttacgatgtaactaacccATATTTTGGGTTAGTTACATCCAGGAATGTTTCCCAGAATCCTtggtatcataataatattaaaggaTGATTCGGTTTTTAAAAATACTACTCTCTCTAAAAAGATTGCATGGGTTTTCAGTGTTATAATCTGAATTCTTCTAAGATCACTTTAGGGTACGGtgacaagcattaatatgtatacactttggtaccatgtcacattaacttttttgacaaattgtaactgtaagtctcactaaatgtcaaatatgttagtgcgacagagttctaaagtgggtaagtacattatattgctcatgactgtacaagttgTACTTAGACAAAGCCGAAGACAGAGAATCTAGAGTTTTCGTGTTTCTTTCACAGACAACGACAGGAGCTTGCCAAGACGACATATCGCACGACACGTTCCTGATCATGGTGGTGACGACTCTGGTGTACGGGCTGGCGGTGATGGCAGTCAGTCTCTGTCCCGTCTCCAAGCGTGCGCTGCTCGTCGGCATGTACTCCACTACTGCTGTGGCTTGCCTCTTGTCAGGGCTGCTAACTAACCGGTAAGTATCCTAAAGAAGATTTTAAATCCGAAACGGTGGCTACTTGGTCATTGGTCAAAgctaaacattgtaccgggtgagagccttcagcgctccccatttatccggccaagtagttaatgccatcggcAAATCTCAGCtaatctgtgtacttattgatttccgtgtggtttctgtcctgtgttgaatgtaatgtacctgtctgtctgtgtctgtggtgtccgggagtaataaatctttctttctttctttctttcaaatgatCTTTTCCAAACTGATAGTGGATCCAAGACTAGTTGCATTAAAAAAATCCAACGTAGAAGAACCTGATCTGATATTTTGCAATAGATTTTAATGGTCGGGTACTCTCGAAGGAttttagtaggtaacaaaatAACAAGAAATGTACTCCTGttgcttaacagcctccgtggtcttgattggttagagcgttataggctcacgatctggaagtccgggttcgattaccaatgaggacattgacgaaatcactttgtgagactgtcctttgtttggtaaggacttttcaggcttgaatcgcctgattgtcagaaaaagtaagatgattctatgcttcggagggcacgttaagccgttggtcccggctattagccgtaaaaacacctccaccaaccaacccgcaatggagcagcgtggtggagtatgcttcataccccctccggttgattgagggtaggcctgcgcccagcagtgggacatgtataggctgtttatgtatgtcatcCTGTTGCGCTTCCAGGATGGTGGCAGGAGCAGCCATGTCAGCTCTCCAGATCACCGCGCTGGGCGTGGGGCCGCTTACGGCTTACGCGGTGAATCTCTTTCCCACCAGTTTGAGGTAAGAAGaccttttttctttatttgtacGTAGGTCGTAGCTACAAAATTAGGACACCAGTGAGgtctgaaaaaaaataaaaaataatgtttattactCTCTCATCAACGcgataattggtaattaacaataaaacaagattaagATACAGTTgttggtgagagagactggggtcTGTGAGAACCGTTAGCTTGTAGTACGGAACCCCAGGCTCCCAACTCGGATGATTAGTGGCTAtagctacttattttatgtttatactaaCACAAATTTGAAGAGATGAGattggtgtgtgtgtgtgtgtgtgtgtgtgtgtgtgtgtgtgtgtgtgtgtgtgtgtgcgtgcgtgcgtgcgtgcgtgcgtgcgtgcgtgcgtgcgtgcgtgcgtgcgtgcgtgcgtgcgtgcgtgcgtgcgtgcgtgcgtgcgtgcgtgcgtgcgtgcgtgcgtgcgtgcgtgcgtgcgtgcgtgcgtgcgtgcgtgcgtgcgtgcgtgcgtgcgtgcgtgcgtgcgtgcgtgcgtgcgtgcgtgcgtgcgtgcgtgcgtgcgtgcgtgcgtgtgtgtgtgtgtgtgtgcgtgcgtaccaatagtttaattatttataataatacatttgcTGCtgctgtacccagcagtgggacgttatataggctgtttatgtttttatgttatgtaataatatatgtatttagcTTCTACATACTTTTAGAAATTTtactaaagataaaagatgcatatgtctgttatccattaaattaattaagtattattaattcattgaatgttaaacgaaggaaaagcTTTACAGcgttatctatattgtttttgaggaacgtgggCCGAAAGGTCCCTCGTCACATTGTGCAATAATTGTGCAACTAACTGCACTATCTCACCTGGAGACATTACATAGTTCAATAATCGCTTGCTTTTAT contains:
- the LOC126369951 gene encoding synaptic vesicle glycoprotein 2A-like; protein product: MNKIEVKMGSKAVVVVRDTSQEVMVKKHLEVELEEALDLAGMGKYQVFHCALMLATLASAIIEIIGNAFILPAAACDLELPESLRGIITSVPNIGVILTAPLWGRAADTLGRKPALLTSSAAAGVIGLTASLMPGLRSYALCKLAGSLFLACPSSVGFAYAGELVPRRRRDIALLTVNGFLTISAVFSPVFAWAVLSSDWRYNLSSLTLRPWRLLTAVYAMPLILSALWMTRAKESPKFLMSKGRSDKALDVLRHIFKTNSGLPSEDYCVTSLRLSAEESSPDMMEEDSQVELAPKARRESALALLKPPHLKWLAITGFLMFGLFSLLNGLFMFATDTINKAMRGSSDEVGTVCILMNQADNQTTTGACQDDISHDTFLIMVVTTLVYGLAVMAVSLCPVSKRALLVGMYSTTAVACLLSGLLTNRMVAGAAMSALQITALGVGPLTAYAVNLFPTSLRGTAVGAVLMCGRLGSVVGANTAGYFLAVACTTTFYGFTALLFLCAGLSFLLPIEETQKPETSSPTTKYIQTDSR